The Geothrix sp. DNA segment CCCGAACCCAGGGCGGAAGGCGCCTGGTATCCCGCCGAGGCCATCGGCGACGAGTCCGCCCAGGCCGTCCTCAGCAGCCCCGTGAAAGGAATCGTCTCGGCCATCCTGATCGCGCCGGGGCAGCATGTCGGCAGCGGCGCGGGACTGGTCACCCTCCAGAGCCCCGAGCTGGCCCGCTTCAAGGCCGACTGGCTGTCCGCCCGCGCTAAGCGTGACCGCGCCGAGGGCGAACTGGCCAGGGAGCAGCGGCTTTTCGAGGCTCAGGCGGGTTCGCGCCGAGAGCTGGAAGCCGCTCGGAGCGAGGCCGCCACGGCCCGAGCCGACGAAGAGGCCGCCCGTCTCGCCCTGGAGGCCCGGGGCCAGAATCCGGAAACCGCAGGCGCCGTCCTGACCGTGAGGGCCCCGAAGGGCGGCACGGTCACGGCCTACAAGATCCAGCCCGGCCAGGGGGTCGAAGCGGGTCAGGACCTGGGCAGCTTCCAGGCCGCCTCGGCCGCCATCGCACGCCTTGAATTGCCGCTCCCCGCCCCGGAGAACTGGCGGCCCGGTGCCGTGACCGAGGTCCGCCAGAGCGATGGCCAGCGCTGGAGGGCCCGGCTGGAGGGCACCCCCACCGTACTCACCACCGATACCCGGCGACTCAGCTATCGCCTGCGCCTTCTGGGTGGTTCCCTGCCCATCCCCGGCGCTTCCCTGGAGGTGAAGGTGCCCCTTGAACGCGCGGTCTACCTGCCCCAGGCGGCGCTCCAGCAGACGGACGGCCGCTGGGGAGTCTTCGTGGTGGACCAGGCAGAAGCGGTGTTCCGGCCCGTCAGACGCGGGCTGGACGTCAAGGACGAGGTGCTTGTGGCGGAGGGGCTGAAGTCCGGCGAGACAGTGGTGGCCGAGGGCGCCTACCTCCTCAAGGCGTTCCAGCAGAAGCGGGCCCAGCCCGAAGCGGGGGGCGGCCATGGCCACTGACCCCAGCCTCCCGGACGGATCAGACATCCCCCTTGATCCGGCCATGCCGCACGATCCCTACACGGTCTACACCCCGCAGCATCGAACGCTGATCCGCCGCTGGTTCGACTTCCTCCTCCCGCACAAGGGATGGGTGTTCGCCCTCAGCCTCGCCTGGGGGCTGGCGGGCGTCTTCACCTTCGCCCAGCTCAAGCGCGACCTCTTCCCGGACATGAACCTGCCCATCCTCAGCGTGCTCATCCAGAGCCCAGGCCGGGCCACGCCTGAACTGGAGCTGTCCGTGGCCCAGCCCACCGAGCAGGCCCTGGGCGGCATGCCCGGGGTCAAGCGCGTCGCGACGACGGTGCTCCCCGAGCTGGTCCAGGTGGTGGTGACATTTGACGGCGCCACGGATCCCTGGCGGGCGCGGCAGCTGGTGGCCGAGCGGCTGACCGGAGTGATCGGGAGCTTCCCGACTGGCACCCGTCCGCCCCTGATGTCCAGCGCGTCCGGCCGCCTTCAGGAGCTGATGGAGGTCGTCCTGGAAAGCGAGAGCGTGGACCCCATGAAGCTGCGGGACTACGCCGAGCAGGTGCTGGGGCCCAGGCTCCAGTCCCTGCCCGGCGTGGCCCGGGTGGAGCGCCTGGGGGGACAGGAGAGGTCCCTCCAGATCACGCTGGACCCCGGAAAGCTACGCAACCTCGGAGTCAGCCTGGATCGCGTGATGGCGGCCCTGGAACAGAGCCACCAGGACATGGCGACGGGGGTGCTGGAGATCCAGGACAAGGGCTGGTTCATGACCGTGGGCAGCCTCGCGGCGACCCCAGAGGAAGTGCGCCGGCTCCCCGTGCAGGCCGCCAGGGGGATCGTGACCCTGGGTGAAGTAGCCGATGTTCGCGAGGCCCCGGCCTTCCGCCGGGGACTGGCTCGGCACAACGGCCACGAGGATGTGAGCCTGCGCATCGTGAAGCAGCCAACCGCGGCCACGCTGGACGTGGCCGAGGGCGTTCGCACCGCCGTGGTGGAGCTGAAGAAGGGCCTTCCCGAGGGCATGCGCCTGGAGGTGATCTACGACCAGGGGCGTCTCGTCACCCGTGCCCTGAACGGCGTGACCCTGGCCCTGCTGGTGGGCGGTATCTTCGTGGCCATGGTCCTCGTGGTCCTCCTCGGGAACCTGCGCGGGGCCCTGCTGGTGCTGGCCGTGCTGCCCCTGGCCACCTTCGGGGCCGCGATCCCCCTGCACTTCGCCGGGCTGGGCCTCAACGCCATGACCCTCGGTGGCCTCGCCATCGCCGTGGGTCTCCTGGTGGATGCTGCGGTGATCATGGTGGAAAACCTGGCCCACCGGCTGCACACGCACAAAGAACAGGAGGAATCGCGCCGCGTGGCCCTCACCCGTGCCGCCGCCGAGGTGGCCACGCCCATCCTCATCGCCGTCCTGGTGATCCTGGCCGTCTTCATCCCCCTGCTGTCCATGGGCGGCATCGCGGGCAAGCTCTACGCGCCCCTGGCCGTGGCCGTGGCCTCGGCCATGACCATCAGCCTGGTGCTGACCTTCACCCTGGTGCCCGCCCTGGTGGAGCGGTTCCTGCCCCCCGGCACCTCCCTGGATGAGCCGCGCTTCATCGCAGCCATCAAGCGGATCTACGCGCCAGCCCTCGGCTGGGCCCTGCACCACGGCCCCCTGGTGCGCGTGCTGGCCCTTGGCCTCACCGTTCCCAGCCTCTGGCTGGCGTTTCAGCTCGGCACCAACTTCCTGCCCACGCTGGACGAGCGGGCCTTCATGCTCCTCTCCAAGGTGCCCGCGGAAAGCAGTCTGGAGGCCGTCGATCAGGCCAACGCACACCTGGATGCCCGCCTGAAGACCATCCCGGGTGTGGAATCCGTCTACCGGCGGAGCGGGCGCGCCGAGGTCACCGAGGACCCCTGCCCCATCACCGACAGCGAGATCATGGTCATCCTGAAACCTGTTGCCGATGAGCGCACCGTCGGGATGGAGGTGCTGGAGGCCGCCGAGGCCATGCCCTTCCCCGTGGAGGTGAACACCCCCATGCAGGAGCGCATCGCCGAGGGCATCGGGGGCACGCCTGCGGACATCCAGGTGAAGGTCTTCGGCCGCCACCTGGAGGCCATCCGGGGAGCGATCCCGGAACTCCGGGAGCGGCTTCTGAAAGTCGAGGGCGTCCGCAGCGTGACCCCGGACACGCCGGACCCCATGCCCCGCTGGCGACTGGTGCTCGACGAAGAGGCCTTGCGCCGTCTGGGCGTCCCCCGCCCCCTGGTGACGAGGACGCTTCAGGCGGCCCTCCAGGGCCTCCCCTCCGAGATCCGCTTCGAGGGTCCCCAGCGCATCGAGCGCATGGTGCGCTTTCCCAATGATGGCCGGATGAGCCCCGAGACCCTGAAGGGCACGCCCCTGGTCCTGGACGATGGCCGTGCCCTGACACTGGGCCAGGTGGCCCGCTTTGAGGAGGCCTCCACGCCCACCCTGGTCCGTCGGGAATCCGGTCAGCGGCGCCTCGGCCTCAACATCCGGACCTCCGGCGACCTCGGCGGCACGGCCAGGCGCATCGAGAAGGCTCTCGAGGGCATGAAGCTTCCCGAGGGCGCCTTCATCAAGCTGGGGGGGAAGATCGAGGAGACCCGGGAGACCCAGCGCCGGCTGGGGCTCGCCATCGTGGCCGCCCTGGCGCTGGTGGTGGGTCTCCTCTACATCGCCCTGAAGACCTGGCGGGAGGTGCTGGTGGTGCTCGCCACCCTGCCGGACGCCTTCGCGGGCGCGCTTGTGGCGTTGTGGCTGACCGGGGAGACCTGGAACATCAGCTCCATCGTGGGGATGATCGGGCTGTTCGGCGTGGCGGTGCAGAATAGCCTCGTGCTGATCACCCAGGCCAAGAGCCTGATGGCGCAGGGTCTCCCCTTCGAGGCTGCCCTGCGGGAAGCCAGCCTGGGCCGCGTGCGCCCCAAGCTCATGACCGCCGGGGCCGCCATCCTCGGCCTGATGCCCATGCTGTTCGGCTTCGGCGGTTCCGAGCTGGAGCGCCCCCTGGCCATCGCCATGGTGGGCGGCCTCGTCACCAGCACCCTCTTCACCCTGCTGGCCCTGCCTAGCTTCTACGCTTGGGTGGGGAAGCCGAAGGACGGGGAGGTCCCCACCGCCTGACCCGGCGCACGGCCGCGCCCCATCTTCGGATTCACGCCTTCGCCGGTCCAAGCGCCAGCGGAGGCTGGATCCGAATGACACGGGGGCCCCCCAAGGAGGACCCCCGCTGGCTCCGGGCACTGGAAACCCGGACCCCCCCTCGTACACCTGTTACTTCTGACCCTCCATGATCGTCGACGCCCGATGGCCCGCCAGATCCGGTTCCGAGATACCCGGCCCTCCGGTACCCAACACCTGATCAGGAGTCCATCCGCCCCGGCCGAACCCCTGCCCTGGCGATGAGGCCGGTCCTCATCGCCAAGGGGTAGGAGTGGATCCGATTCCTAGTTCCAGACGTTCCCGCTGGTGGTGTGGCCCTGCCCGTGGCAGGAGAGGGCGCAGCCGCCTCGGCCGATGGTGGCATTCACGGTGTAGGTGAGGGCCCCGGTGGCCGGCTGGGCGCCGCCGCCGAACTTGATGGTGTCGCTGGAGAGCTGGTCCGGCGTGATGCGGACGGCGGAGGTATCCAGGTACTTCCAGTGGTCGATGGCGCCCTGCTTGTTCTGGGTCATGTCGTGGCAGTAGTCGCAGGTCGTGTTGTGGGCCCCGGGGTTGTTGTGGCGGCCCGTGGCGTCGTTGTACTGGGTGGCCGTGGAGGCCACCTTGTGGCAGGCGATGCAGTAGGTGGTGGCATTCACCGTGAGGCTTCCGCTCTGCCAGCCCGGGGTGGTCTGGCCGCCATGGCAGCTCACGTTGGAGCAGGTGAAGGCCGAGGCGCTGGCCGTGATCCCGGCGGTGCCGGACTGGGCATTGAAGGTGGGATCGAGGGACACGGAGGCGGGACCGGACAGGATCGGGCTGGTCAGCCGCTTGTTGGCATTGCTGTAGTGGGTGTTGGCCGTGTCCCCGGGCACCGAGCCCACGTGGCAGGCTTCGCAGACCGAGGCGGTGAGGGAAGCGGGCAGCACGGGCGTGGTCCGGGTGAAGGTCAGCAGGGAGAGGTGCTTCAGGTGGGCGCCCTGGAGGTTCGGCCAGGTGGAGCCCGTGGGGCCCTGGGTCTTGAAGTTTGTGCCCACGTGGCAGGACAGGCAGGTCCCCGCGCCGGTGGCGACTGCGGTGGGATCGGCCAGGGTGTGGCAGACGTTGCAGGTGGGTCCGGTCTTGGCGGAGACGCCTCCCAGGTCATGGCAGGTGATGCACTCCCCGTTGAACTGGGCCAGGGTCAGGGTCTGGTGGTGGTTGCCACCGGTGCTGACGTCGGTGCTGAGGAAGGGCACGGGGTGCGCCACGCCGGATCCCTTGGGCATGGCCCAGTGGTTCGTGGTCGGCGTGTGGATCTGGCTGTGGCAGGTGAGGGCGCAGCCGCCATCGCCCTCGGGGTAGGTGGCGTTGATGGTGTAGGTGGCCGGGCCGGTGATCGGGTAGGTGGTGTTGCCGAGGTTGAACTTGATGGTGGTGCTGGGCAGCTTGTTGGTGCTGCTGACGGGTGTGGTGTTCAACTCCGCGAAGTGGTTCTGCGCGCCGGGGGTGGCCAACGTCATGTCGTGGCAGATGGTGCAGTCGAGGGTGCCCGCGGTGGAGTGGGTGCCCCAGGCATGGCGTCCGATGGCGTCGTTGTACTGGGAGGGCGTGGTCCCGTAGTTGATGGCGTGGCACAGGGTGCACTGGGAGGTCGAGGCGATGGTCCCGGTCCGCCAGTTGGGGGTATCCAGGCCACCGTGACAGCTGGTGCTGGAGCAGGTGAGGGCCGCGACATTGAAGCCCGCCGTGTTGCCGCTCTGGGCGTGATACAGGGCGTCGATGCTCACGGTGCCCGGCCCGGTCGGGGTGGCGACCCGGGCATTGGCATTGTTGTAGTGCGTGGTGCTGCCGGTGCCGGCATTGGCATGGCAGGTGTTGCAGGTCAGGGTCGTGAGCAGGCCCATGTGCTTGCCGTGGGCGCCGGCGATGCTCGGGAAGGAGGCCCCCGTGGGACCGGTGGGCAGGCCGGAAGAACCCACGTGGCAGGACAGGCAGGTTCCGACGCCGGTGGCCACCTGGGTGGGATCGGCGAGGGTGTGGCAGGTCGAGCAGACGGGGGCCGTGGCCAGAGGGGAGGTGCCGGAATAGGCGTGGCAGGTGGCGCAGTCGGCGGCGAAGGTGGCCGCCGTGGCGGTCAGGTGGCCGTTGCCCTGCGTGTCCGTCTGGCCCGCGTAGAAGGGCACCGCGTGGGGGGCGCCGGAGGCGGTCCACGTGTCGATCGCAGCCGCATGGATGTGGGTATGGCAGGTGAGGGCGCAACCGCCGTTGCCCTGGGTGGCGCTCGTCACCGTGTAGGTGCCGGGGCCCGTGACGATGGCGGGGTTGAAGACGATGGTGCCGCTGGGCAGCTGATCCGCGGGCACGCCCGTGGCGACGCCGTCCACCGCGCCGGTGTTGAGGTACTTGAAGTGCGCCAGGGCCCCGGCGGAGCCGTTGCCCATGTTGTGGCAGGTGGTGCAGGCGATGGCGTTCGCCGCGTTCGTGGCGTTGTGGGTGCCGAGGCTGTGGCGTCCGAAGGCGTCGTTGTACTGGGTGATCGTTCCCGCTGAAACGGCCACGCCGTGGCAGGCGGTGCACTGGGTGCTGCTGTTGAGGGTGCCCACCTGCCAGCCCGGGGTGGTCTGGGCGCCGTGGCAGCTCACGTTGGAGCACGTCAGCGAGGCCGGGGTGAAGGCCGGGGCCCCGCCCGTCTTGGCGGAGAACAGCAGGTCGATGGACACCGTGCCGGGCCCCGTGGGCACGCTGGAGCGGGCATTGGCGTTGTTGTAGTGGGTGAGGCTGCCGGTGCCGGCGCTGGCGTGGCAGGTGTCGCAGGTCAGCGCCGTGGCCAGGGCCAGATGCTTCGCATGGGCCCCGGCGATGCTGGGGAAGCTGGCGCCGGTGGGGCCCTTCGGAAGGCCGGAGGGGCCCACGTGGCAGGAGAGGCAGGTCCCGGCGCCCGTGGCCGCGACGGTGGGGTTGGCCAGGGCATGGCAGGCGGAGCAGAGCGGGGAGGTCGCGTTGGGGGAAGTCCCGGTGTAGGCGTGGCAGTTGCCGCAATCGGCCGTGAAAATGGCCGCCGTGGCGCTCAAGTGGCCATTGCCCTGGGCATCCTTCTGCCCGGTGAGGAAGGGCACCGGGTGGGGCACGTTGGCGAAGGTCCATTCGTTCACGGCCGTGGTGTGGATGTGGGTGTGGCAGGTGAGCGCGCAGCCCCCGTTGCCCTGGGTGGCGCTCGTCACGGTGTAGGTGCCTGGGCCCGTGACGATGGCGGGGTTGAAGGAGATGGTGCCGCTGGGCAGCTGGTCGGCGGGGCTTCCCGTGGCGACGCCGTCGACGGCCGGCGTGTTCAGGTACTTGAAGTGGGCGAGGGCCCCGGCCGAGCCGTTGCCCATGTTGTGGCAGGTGGTGCAGGCGATGGCGTTGGCCGCGTTCGTGGCGTTATGGGTGCCAAGGCTGTGCCGGCCGAAGGCATCGTTGAACTGGGCCGTGGTCGCGGAGGAGGCCGCCACACCATGACAGGCCGTGCACTGGACGCCGCTGTTGATCGCGCCCGTCTGCCAGCTGGGGGTGGCCTGGCCGCCGTGGCAGCTCACGTTCGAGCAGGTGAGCGCGGCCGGGGTGAAGAGGGAGGTGCCTGTCTTCGCGTTGAACGTGGCATCCATGGACACGGGCGCGGGGCCCGTGGGCGTGGCGACCCGCGCGTTGGCATTCGCATAGTGGGTGGCGGTGCCGCTGCCGCTGCCGGCGTGGCAGGTGTTGCAGGTCAGCGCCGTGGCCAGGTTCATGTGCTTGGTGTGGGCGCCGGCGATGCTGGGGAAGGTGGTGCCGCCGGGGCCCTTCGGCAGTCCGCTGGTGCCCGCATGGCAGGACAGGCAGGTGGCGGGGCCCGATGCGGCCAGGGTGGGATCCGCGAGCTTGTGGCACACGTTGCAGAGCGGCGCCGCGGCCATGGGCGAGCTGCCCGAATAGGCATGGCAGGCGGAGCAGTCCGCCGTGAAGACGGCCGCGGTGGCGGTGACGTGGCCATTGCCCTGGGTGTCGGTCTGGCCCGAGAGGAACGGGATGGCGTGCGGGGCGCCGCTGGCGGTCCAGGTGTCCACCGTCGCCACGTGGATGTGGGTGTGGCAGGTGAGGGCGCAGCCGCCGTTGCCCTGGGTGGCGCTCGTCACCGTGTAGGTGCCAGGGCCCGTGACGATGGCGGGGTTGAACACGATGGTGCCGCTGGGCAGCTGGTCCACGGGCAGGCCCGTGGCCACGGCGTCCACCGCCGGGGTGTTCAGGTACTTGAAGTGGGCGAGCGCGCCAGCCGAGCCGTTGCCCATGTTGTGGCAGGTGGTGCAGGCGATGGCGTTGGCGGCATTGGTGGCGTTGTGGGTGCCGAGGCTGTGGCGCGCGAAGGCGTCGTTGTACTGGGTGGTGGTCGCCGAGGAGGCGGCCACACCGTGGCAGGCGGTGCACTGCGTGCCGCTGTTGAGGGTGCCGCCCTGCCAGGCGGGGGTCCCCTGACCGCCGTGGCAACTGACGTTCGAGCAGGTGAGCGAGGCGGGCGTGAAGGTGGGGTTGCCACCACTCTTCGCCTTGAAGGTGGGATCCATGGCCACGGTGCCGGGTCCAGTGGGGGCCGCGGTCCGCGCGTTGGCATTGGCGTAATGGGTGGCGGTTCCCGTGCCGGCGCCGGTATGGCAGGTGTTGCAGGTCAGGGCCGTGGGCAGGGCCAGGTGCTTCGCATGGGCTCCGGGAAGGCTGGGGAAGGCCGTGCCGGCGGGGCCGGCGGGCAGGCCCGCGGGACCGACGTGGCAGGACAGGCAGGTCCCGGCCCCCGTCGCGGCCAGGGTGGGATTGGCCAGGGCATGGCAGATGGAGCAGAGCGGGGAAGCGGCGTTGGGCGAGGTTCCGGAGTACGCATGGCAGTTGGCGCAGTCCGCCGCGAAGATGGCGGCCGTGGCCGTCAGGTGGCCATTGCCCTGGACATCCTTCTGTCCGGTGAGGAAGGGCACCGGATGCGGGACGTTGGCGAAGGTCCAGTCATTCACGGCGGCGGTGTGGATGTGGGTGTGGCAGGTGAGGGCGCAGGTGCCGCTGCCCTGGGTGGCGCTGGTCACCGCGTAGGTGCCGGGGCCCGACACGATGAGGGGGTCGAAGGCGATGGTGCCGCTGGGCATCTGGTCCGCAGGCGCTCCGCTCGAGGCGCCGTCGACCGCCGGGGTGTTCAGGTACTTGAAGTGGGCCAGGGCGCCGGGCGAGCCATTGCCCATGTTGTGGCAGGTGGTGCAGGCGACGGCGTTGGCCGCGTTCGTGGCGTTGTGCGTGCCGAGGCTGTGCCGGCCGAAGGCGTCGTTGAACTGGGTGATGGTGGTCTTGGAGGCGGCCACGCCGTGGCACGCGGTACATTGTGTCCCGCTGTTGATCGTGCCGAACTCCCAGGCGGGCGTGGCCTGGCCCCCGTGGCAGCTCACGTTCGAGCAGGTCAGGGAGGCGTCGGTGAACGCGGGCGCCCCGCCCGTCTTGGCTGCGAACAGGGGATCGATGGCCACGCTGGCGGGCCCGGCGAGCTGCCAGAGCCGGGCATTGGCGTTGTCGTAGTGGGTGAAGGTGCCGCTGCCGCTGCCGCTGTGGCAGGTGTTGCAGGTCAGCGCCGTGGCCAGGTTCATGTGCTTGGCGTGGGCGCCGGCGATGCTGGGGAAGCCGGTGCCCCCGGGGCCCTTCGGCAGTCCGCTGGTGCCTTCGTGGCAGGAGCGGCAGGTGCCGGCATTGGTGCCCGGCAGGGTGGGATCCGCCAGTTGGTGGCATTCCTGGCAGAGCGGGGCCGTCGTCGTGGGGGAGGTGCCCGAATAGGCGTGGCAGTTGGCGCAGTCGGCGGCGAAGGCCGTGGCCGTGACGGTCAGGTGGCCATTTCCGCTGCTGGTGGTCATCCCGGCGAGGAAGGGGATCGGATGGGGGGCGACCTTGTCGTCGTGGCAGAGGGTCGCGTTGAAGCAGCCCGGCTGGGTACCTGCGGGCGCGGGGATGGCGGGGTGGCCGATCGGATTCTTCGCCGAGCCCGGGAAGTGGCACTGGACGCAGACGGCGGCATTGGACGGATCGGTCGTCACGTGGGTGAAGGTCGAGCCAGGGCCTAGGCGCCAGGGCTTGGGCGGATGCGGGGCGCTCACGCCATGGCAGGTGACGCAGGCATTGGCGGCGGGGCCGCCCGAGAAGTCCTTGTCGTGGCAGATCTGGCAGGAGGCCAGGCCCGCGCCGGCCGGCGTGCCGATCGCCGACTTGGCACGCAGGCCGTGGCTGCCCGGATCCGCGAAACCGGGCGTGGACTGGTGGTGGCACCCTGTCGTCATGCAGGTCGGGATGCCGCTGCCGACCCTGAGGATCGAGATCTCGTGGCACTTGGTGCACGCGGCCAACCCCGTCACCGCCTGCCCGCCATGGACCGTCATCCAGCCCGCCGGGTGGTAGTCCCCGTAGTACTGGGTGGTGTTGGCCGGGCTCTTGGTGCCGCCGCATCCGAACAGGCCGAGGACACAGAGGACCGCCGCGATCGCCATCCGATGCCACTTGGTTTGCTGGTCCTTCATGGCCCACATCCTTGAGAAACACGTGCCCGGGTTGATGGATCGGAGGAGGGGGCGGAAGCCGGTGGCCTTCGAGCGGTCAGGCACCTGCCCGTGGGGGGTCCTGGGTCTCCTGGCCCTTCGGGAGACGCTTCCTCCGGCCCTTCCTGCTTTCAAGTGGTTGTCGCGTGCGAAGTATCCTCAGATCATAGGCAAATCCTTTGAACACGCAATCACAACTCCAAGTGAATTATTGATTTGCGTTCTCAACGTGCGTAGTTCAAAGGGTCTAGTTCCGGTCGTATTTCTGTCCAAACCGGACCCTGAACATCCCCTCCCCCCACGTGGGTGCCAGGACCGGCTCCCGGCCGTCCTGGCTGTTGCAACAGCCTCTTGGATCAACGGGATGCGGCCCCGTCCCAACGGGCCCCGGGGCAGCCCTGCCGGGGCGCCTCGCGTAAACAACATGTGACGCCCGCACTGCCTGCCGTCTGAAAAAATCATCTGGCGTTCCCGTTCCGCCAGGGCCCATCTCCCCGCCGTTCTTCCGGCCATGGGTTCACCCCCCCTTCAGGACGATGTCTTCCCCGAGGCCCCCATGCTGCGCCGCACCATCGACGTCGACGAACGCCTGCCCCTGGCGCAGACCGTGCCACTCAGCCTGCAGCACCTGTTCGCCATGTTTGGCGCCACCGTGCTGGTGCCCTTCCTCTTCAAGGTGAATCCGGCCACCTGCCTGCTCATGAACGGCGTGGGCACGCTCATCTACCTCTTCGTGGCCAAGGGCCGCATTCCGGCCTACCTGGGCTCGAGCTTCGCCTTCCTCTCGCCGGTCTTCGCCGTGCTGGCCGCGGGTCTCAGCTACTCCGCCGCCCAGGGCGGCTTCATCGTCTTCGGCCTCATCTTCATCCTGGTCTCCCAGGTGGTGCGCTTCGCAGGCACCCGATGGATCGACGTCATCTTCCCGCCCGCCGCCATGGGCGCCATCGTGGCCATCATCGGCCTGGAGCTGGCCCCCGTGGCCACCAACATGGCGGGGCTCACGCCCGGCCCCGCGGTGCTGGGCATGCCTCTATCCACGGCCCTGGTCGTGTCCCTCGCCACCCTGGCCGTGACGATCCTGGCTTCGGTCCTGCTCCGGGGCTTCCTGGCGGTGATCCCCGTGCTGCTGGGCGTCATCGCCGGCTACCTGCTCTCCCTGGGCCTCGGCGTGGTGGACTTTCAGGCCGTGCGCCTGGCGCCCTGGTTCCAGGTACCCACCCTCTACGCGCCCACTTTCAACCTGCAGGCCATCCTCATCATCCTGCCCGCCTCCCTGGTGGTGCTGGCCGAGCACGTGGGCCACCTGGTGGTGACGGGCAACATCGTGGGCAAGGACCTGATGAAAGATCCCGGGCTGCACCGCTCCCTGCTGGGCGACGGCCTCTCCAACGTGCTGTCGGGCCTGGTGGGCGCCACGCCCAACACCACCTACGGCGAGAACATCGGCGTCATGGCCATCACCAAGGTCTACAGCGTGTGGGTCATCGGCGGCACGGCCTGCATCGCCATCCTGGTGTCCTTCTCCGGCAAGCTGGCGGCCATCATCCGCAGCATCCCGGTGCCCGTCATGGGCGGCGTCTGCATCCTGCTGTTCGGCGTCATCGCCGCGGCGGGCATCCGCATGCTCATCGAGAAGAAGGTGGACTACACCCAGTCGCGCAACCTCATCCTCACCTCGGTGGTGCTCATCAGCGGCATCAGCGGCGCCGCCGTGAAGCTGGGCACCGTCGAGCTCAAGGGCATGGCCCTGGGCACCGTGGTGGCCATCGCCCTGAGCCTGCTGTTCTGGGGCTTCGACCGCCTGGGCCTCAGCAACGATTCCGAAGCGCAGCACTAATCCCCATTCCCACCTTCCGGAGGACAGCATGGAACGGTTTTTCGGTTTGAAAGCCAGGGGCACCACGGTGGCCACGGAGGTGCTGGCCGGCACCACCACCTTCATCTCGCTGGCCTACGTGATCTCGCTGATCCCCAATGCCTTCCTCAAAGTGGCCGGCATCGCGCCGGCGCAGGGTTTCACGGCCTTCGTGGTCTGCGCCATCAT contains these protein-coding regions:
- the uraA gene encoding uracil permease, with protein sequence MLRRTIDVDERLPLAQTVPLSLQHLFAMFGATVLVPFLFKVNPATCLLMNGVGTLIYLFVAKGRIPAYLGSSFAFLSPVFAVLAAGLSYSAAQGGFIVFGLIFILVSQVVRFAGTRWIDVIFPPAAMGAIVAIIGLELAPVATNMAGLTPGPAVLGMPLSTALVVSLATLAVTILASVLLRGFLAVIPVLLGVIAGYLLSLGLGVVDFQAVRLAPWFQVPTLYAPTFNLQAILIILPASLVVLAEHVGHLVVTGNIVGKDLMKDPGLHRSLLGDGLSNVLSGLVGATPNTTYGENIGVMAITKVYSVWVIGGTACIAILVSFSGKLAAIIRSIPVPVMGGVCILLFGVIAAAGIRMLIEKKVDYTQSRNLILTSVVLISGISGAAVKLGTVELKGMALGTVVAIALSLLFWGFDRLGLSNDSEAQH
- a CDS encoding CxxxxCH/CxxCH domain c-type cytochrome; protein product: MKDQQTKWHRMAIAAVLCVLGLFGCGGTKSPANTTQYYGDYHPAGWMTVHGGQAVTGLAACTKCHEISILRVGSGIPTCMTTGCHHQSTPGFADPGSHGLRAKSAIGTPAGAGLASCQICHDKDFSGGPAANACVTCHGVSAPHPPKPWRLGPGSTFTHVTTDPSNAAVCVQCHFPGSAKNPIGHPAIPAPAGTQPGCFNATLCHDDKVAPHPIPFLAGMTTSSGNGHLTVTATAFAADCANCHAYSGTSPTTTAPLCQECHQLADPTLPGTNAGTCRSCHEGTSGLPKGPGGTGFPSIAGAHAKHMNLATALTCNTCHSGSGSGTFTHYDNANARLWQLAGPASVAIDPLFAAKTGGAPAFTDASLTCSNVSCHGGQATPAWEFGTINSGTQCTACHGVAASKTTITQFNDAFGRHSLGTHNATNAANAVACTTCHNMGNGSPGALAHFKYLNTPAVDGASSGAPADQMPSGTIAFDPLIVSGPGTYAVTSATQGSGTCALTCHTHIHTAAVNDWTFANVPHPVPFLTGQKDVQGNGHLTATAAIFAADCANCHAYSGTSPNAASPLCSICHALANPTLAATGAGTCLSCHVGPAGLPAGPAGTAFPSLPGAHAKHLALPTALTCNTCHTGAGTGTATHYANANARTAAPTGPGTVAMDPTFKAKSGGNPTFTPASLTCSNVSCHGGQGTPAWQGGTLNSGTQCTACHGVAASSATTTQYNDAFARHSLGTHNATNAANAIACTTCHNMGNGSAGALAHFKYLNTPAVDAVATGLPVDQLPSGTIVFNPAIVTGPGTYTVTSATQGNGGCALTCHTHIHVATVDTWTASGAPHAIPFLSGQTDTQGNGHVTATAAVFTADCSACHAYSGSSPMAAAPLCNVCHKLADPTLAASGPATCLSCHAGTSGLPKGPGGTTFPSIAGAHTKHMNLATALTCNTCHAGSGSGTATHYANANARVATPTGPAPVSMDATFNAKTGTSLFTPAALTCSNVSCHGGQATPSWQTGAINSGVQCTACHGVAASSATTAQFNDAFGRHSLGTHNATNAANAIACTTCHNMGNGSAGALAHFKYLNTPAVDGVATGSPADQLPSGTISFNPAIVTGPGTYTVTSATQGNGGCALTCHTHIHTTAVNEWTFANVPHPVPFLTGQKDAQGNGHLSATAAIFTADCGNCHAYTGTSPNATSPLCSACHALANPTVAATGAGTCLSCHVGPSGLPKGPTGASFPSIAGAHAKHLALATALTCDTCHASAGTGSLTHYNNANARSSVPTGPGTVSIDLLFSAKTGGAPAFTPASLTCSNVSCHGAQTTPGWQVGTLNSSTQCTACHGVAVSAGTITQYNDAFGRHSLGTHNATNAANAIACTTCHNMGNGSAGALAHFKYLNTGAVDGVATGVPADQLPSGTIVFNPAIVTGPGTYTVTSATQGNGGCALTCHTHIHAAAIDTWTASGAPHAVPFYAGQTDTQGNGHLTATAATFAADCATCHAYSGTSPLATAPVCSTCHTLADPTQVATGVGTCLSCHVGSSGLPTGPTGASFPSIAGAHGKHMGLLTTLTCNTCHANAGTGSTTHYNNANARVATPTGPGTVSIDALYHAQSGNTAGFNVAALTCSSTSCHGGLDTPNWRTGTIASTSQCTLCHAINYGTTPSQYNDAIGRHAWGTHSTAGTLDCTICHDMTLATPGAQNHFAELNTTPVSSTNKLPSTTIKFNLGNTTYPITGPATYTINATYPEGDGGCALTCHSQIHTPTTNHWAMPKGSGVAHPVPFLSTDVSTGGNHHQTLTLAQFNGECITCHDLGGVSAKTGPTCNVCHTLADPTAVATGAGTCLSCHVGTNFKTQGPTGSTWPNLQGAHLKHLSLLTFTRTTPVLPASLTASVCEACHVGSVPGDTANTHYSNANKRLTSPILSGPASVSLDPTFNAQSGTAGITASASAFTCSNVSCHGGQTTPGWQSGSLTVNATTYCIACHKVASTATQYNDATGRHNNPGAHNTTCDYCHDMTQNKQGAIDHWKYLDTSAVRITPDQLSSDTIKFGGGAQPATGALTYTVNATIGRGGCALSCHGQGHTTSGNVWN